From one Microbacterium aurum genomic stretch:
- a CDS encoding lytic transglycosylase domain-containing protein, translating to MPRLALRSVTPALVCLGLVAGIATTTSGALPSFAADAAPAAQRDSAAAQTVSAPLSVITADGQTALVKAQAAIAGASKVSMDITASGLDVGTSDIVVDTSDLSDLVDKLEALDVTPTLMIPALTADAVAETAAVRGETAGLRAALDEAKQRKAEEEAAAKAAAEAAAAQAAAEAAAAAAAAQAQAEAEAAAEAAAAAKKASAAASAPAVNINVDPGSAQGIAQSMMAANYGWGDDQFACLVSLWDKESGWRVNAANPSGAYGIPQALPGSKMASAGADWQTNPATQIAWGLGYISDRYGTPCGAWGHSQSTGWY from the coding sequence ATGCCCCGTCTCGCACTTCGCTCCGTCACGCCTGCGCTCGTCTGCCTCGGTCTCGTCGCCGGAATTGCCACGACCACCTCGGGGGCCCTCCCCTCCTTCGCCGCCGACGCGGCGCCGGCCGCCCAGCGGGACTCCGCCGCGGCCCAGACGGTGTCGGCACCGCTCAGCGTGATCACCGCGGACGGCCAGACGGCACTGGTGAAGGCGCAGGCGGCGATCGCCGGCGCGAGCAAGGTGTCGATGGACATCACGGCATCCGGTCTCGATGTCGGCACCTCCGACATCGTCGTGGACACCTCCGATCTCAGCGACCTGGTCGACAAGCTCGAGGCGCTGGATGTGACACCGACCCTCATGATTCCCGCGCTGACCGCCGATGCCGTCGCGGAGACCGCCGCGGTGCGCGGCGAGACCGCGGGACTGCGTGCAGCCCTCGACGAGGCGAAGCAGCGCAAGGCCGAGGAGGAGGCCGCCGCGAAGGCTGCCGCCGAAGCCGCCGCCGCTCAGGCCGCCGCCGAGGCTGCCGCTGCTGCGGCCGCCGCTCAGGCGCAGGCCGAGGCCGAGGCGGCCGCCGAGGCGGCCGCCGCTGCGAAGAAGGCGTCGGCCGCGGCATCCGCGCCGGCGGTCAACATCAACGTCGACCCGGGCTCGGCCCAGGGCATCGCGCAGTCGATGATGGCGGCGAACTACGGCTGGGGCGACGACCAGTTCGCGTGCCTCGTGTCGCTGTGGGACAAGGAGTCGGGCTGGCGCGTGAACGCGGCGAACCCGAGCGGCGCCTACGGCATCCCTCAGGCGCTCCCCGGCAGCAAGATGGCGTCCGCCGGCGCCGACTGGCAGACGAACCCCGCGACACAGATCGCGTGGGGCCTCGGCTACATCTCCGACCGCTATGGCACGCCGTGCGGCGCGTGGGGCCACTCGCAGTCCACCGGCTGGTACTGA
- the pgi gene encoding glucose-6-phosphate isomerase: protein MTTPIDATTTSAWGELTARADGFAPDLRRWFADDPGRVERLTFDLADLRIDLSKNLVDDGILASLVKLADEVHLTERRDAMFRGEHINTTEDRPVLHTALRRPAGAEPRLVVDGQDIDGDVQRVLDAMTAFAERVRSGDWVGITGKRVTHVVNIGIGGSDLGPAMVSAALEPFATAGIQARFISNIDPFDLAHKTEDLDPETTLFIVVSKTFTTLETLTNARLARDWLWSGLAASGAIDGSETQKTDAVAHHFVAVSTALDKVAAFGIDPANAFAFWDWVGGRYSVGSAVGLSLVLELGPDAFREMLAGLHAVDEHFATTPLERNVPVLMGLLNVWYTNFLGAQSHAVLPYAQQLSRFPAYLQQLTMESNGKRVRWDGSPVTTDTGEIFWGEPGTNGQHAFYQLIHQGTRLIPADFIGFVNPAYPLTDDGRDVHGLFLANFLAQTKALAFGKTAEEVKAEGTTGPLVAARTFPGNRPTTSIFAPALTPRVLGELIALYEHLTFTQGVVWGINSFDQWGVELGKQLALQIAPAIEGDADAAAAQDASTRALLDYYRAHRA, encoded by the coding sequence GTGACCACACCGATCGATGCCACCACCACTTCCGCCTGGGGCGAGCTCACCGCCCGCGCCGACGGGTTCGCCCCCGACCTCCGCCGCTGGTTCGCGGACGATCCCGGACGGGTCGAGCGCCTGACGTTCGATCTCGCCGACCTGCGGATCGACCTGTCGAAGAACCTGGTGGACGACGGCATCCTCGCCTCGCTCGTCAAGCTCGCCGACGAGGTGCACCTCACCGAGCGCCGCGACGCGATGTTCCGCGGCGAGCACATCAACACCACCGAGGACCGCCCCGTGCTGCACACGGCCCTCCGCCGCCCGGCGGGCGCCGAGCCGCGACTGGTCGTGGACGGGCAGGACATCGACGGCGACGTGCAGCGCGTGCTCGACGCCATGACCGCGTTCGCCGAGCGCGTGCGCTCGGGCGACTGGGTCGGCATCACGGGCAAGCGCGTCACGCATGTCGTCAACATCGGCATCGGCGGGTCCGACCTCGGCCCCGCGATGGTCTCGGCGGCTCTCGAGCCGTTCGCGACCGCGGGCATCCAGGCGCGCTTCATCTCCAACATCGATCCCTTCGACCTCGCCCACAAGACGGAGGACCTCGATCCCGAGACGACGCTGTTCATCGTCGTGTCGAAGACCTTCACGACGCTCGAGACGCTCACCAACGCGCGACTCGCGCGCGACTGGCTGTGGTCGGGGCTCGCGGCGTCCGGTGCGATCGACGGGTCCGAGACGCAGAAGACGGATGCCGTGGCGCACCACTTCGTCGCCGTCTCGACGGCCCTCGACAAGGTCGCCGCCTTCGGCATCGACCCCGCGAACGCGTTCGCCTTCTGGGACTGGGTCGGCGGGCGCTACTCCGTCGGCTCGGCGGTCGGCCTGTCACTCGTGCTCGAACTCGGCCCGGACGCCTTCCGCGAGATGCTCGCGGGCCTCCACGCCGTCGACGAGCACTTTGCCACGACGCCGCTGGAGCGCAACGTCCCGGTCCTGATGGGCCTGCTCAACGTCTGGTACACGAACTTCCTGGGCGCGCAGTCCCACGCGGTGCTCCCCTACGCACAGCAGCTGTCGCGCTTCCCGGCGTACCTGCAGCAGCTCACGATGGAGTCCAACGGCAAGCGCGTGCGCTGGGACGGGTCGCCCGTCACGACCGACACCGGCGAGATCTTCTGGGGCGAGCCGGGCACGAACGGCCAGCACGCGTTCTACCAGCTCATCCACCAGGGCACGCGCCTGATCCCGGCCGACTTCATCGGCTTCGTGAACCCGGCGTATCCCCTGACGGATGACGGGCGTGACGTGCACGGCCTGTTCCTCGCGAACTTCCTGGCACAGACGAAGGCGCTCGCCTTCGGCAAGACGGCCGAGGAGGTGAAGGCCGAGGGCACGACGGGCCCCCTCGTCGCTGCGCGCACGTTCCCGGGCAACCGCCCCACGACATCGATCTTCGCGCCCGCACTCACCCCGCGCGTGCTCGGCGAGCTCATCGCGCTGTACGAGCACCTGACGTTCACGCAGGGCGTCGTGTGGGGCATCAACTCGTTCGACCAGTGGGGCGTCGAGCTCGGCAAGCAGCTCGCGCTGCAGATCGCGCCCGCGATCGAGGGCGACGCGGATGCCGCGGCCGCCCAAGACGCCTCGACCCGGGCGCTGCTGGACTACTACCGCGCGCACCGCGCGTAG
- a CDS encoding glucose PTS transporter subunit IIA, with protein MASNSASDIVDAVGGPGNIASLTHCATRLRFQLHDGDKASKEAAEAVPGVLGAVPQAGDRFQVVIGGGVQNVYNEIMALPEMAGAAGAAAGGRDGESDADIKARERAKGPRGTNAWLDSLFEFLSDSFRPILGALLGASLFITFMALMATLEVIPAWNAPGVTLPPSWAFVNLMWQCVFVFLPLMVAYNASAKIGADPWVGFAIMAVLMLPGFTGLAAGVDKTALFGFEQAQVAIVQVWGLPMPIADYSSQVFPPLLMAAVLGPLYKGLKKLIPDNLQLIFVPFLAMLIMIPLTAFLIGPIGVYVGAGLASALAAINTFSPFIFAIIIPLAYPFMVPLGLHWPINAIMLLNIQTLGYDFIQGPMGAWNFACFGATAGVLFLAWREKDKDMKQTATGALAAGLLGGISEPSLYGIHLRYKRIYPRMLVGCLTGGLIIGIGSLILGLPNGITTQAFVFTSLLTIPAFDPIGLYIIAVAGAFIVAMLLIIFSGYKDPADAAAPAAATAGAGAATTGAARDTIPAVAGGQELAGVAGEGAAVAPAAATATAVAEPDAGVGALLQVASPLDGTVVPLDTVPDPVFAGGVMGPGVAIEPTGDTVYSPGAGVVAAAQPTGHAFGLQLDNGAEVLIHVGIDTVNLKGEGFDVKVRNGDRVEVGTPLVSFDRAVIEKAGYPLITPVIVLNADQFDTVDPVALGPTTHGAPLLVIQQKA; from the coding sequence ATGGCATCGAATTCCGCATCCGACATCGTCGACGCGGTCGGCGGACCCGGCAACATCGCGAGTCTCACGCACTGCGCGACGCGACTGCGATTCCAGCTCCACGACGGCGACAAGGCCAGCAAAGAGGCCGCCGAAGCCGTGCCCGGCGTGCTCGGCGCGGTGCCGCAGGCCGGCGACCGCTTCCAGGTGGTCATCGGCGGCGGCGTGCAGAACGTCTACAACGAGATCATGGCGCTGCCCGAGATGGCCGGCGCCGCCGGTGCTGCGGCGGGCGGTCGCGACGGCGAGTCGGATGCCGACATCAAGGCCCGCGAGCGCGCGAAGGGTCCGCGAGGCACGAACGCATGGCTCGACAGTCTCTTCGAGTTCCTCTCCGACTCGTTTCGCCCGATCCTCGGTGCGCTGCTCGGCGCATCCCTGTTCATCACCTTCATGGCGCTCATGGCGACCCTCGAGGTGATTCCGGCGTGGAACGCTCCGGGTGTCACCCTGCCGCCGTCGTGGGCGTTCGTGAACCTGATGTGGCAGTGCGTGTTCGTCTTCCTGCCGCTCATGGTCGCCTACAACGCCTCCGCCAAGATCGGCGCCGACCCCTGGGTGGGCTTCGCGATCATGGCCGTGCTCATGCTGCCCGGGTTCACCGGTCTCGCCGCCGGGGTCGACAAGACGGCGCTGTTCGGCTTCGAGCAGGCGCAGGTCGCGATCGTGCAGGTGTGGGGCCTTCCCATGCCGATCGCCGACTACTCGTCGCAGGTGTTCCCACCGCTGCTCATGGCGGCCGTCCTCGGCCCGCTGTACAAGGGGCTCAAGAAGCTCATCCCCGACAACCTGCAGCTGATCTTCGTGCCGTTCCTCGCGATGCTCATCATGATCCCGCTGACGGCGTTCCTCATCGGCCCCATCGGCGTCTACGTCGGCGCGGGTCTTGCCAGCGCCCTCGCCGCGATCAACACGTTCTCGCCGTTCATCTTCGCGATCATCATCCCGCTGGCCTACCCGTTCATGGTGCCGCTGGGCCTGCACTGGCCGATCAACGCGATCATGCTGCTGAACATCCAGACGCTCGGCTACGACTTCATCCAGGGCCCGATGGGCGCCTGGAACTTCGCGTGCTTCGGCGCGACCGCCGGTGTGCTCTTCCTCGCCTGGCGCGAGAAGGACAAGGATATGAAGCAGACCGCGACGGGCGCGCTCGCCGCGGGCCTGCTCGGCGGCATTTCGGAACCGTCCCTCTACGGCATCCATCTGCGGTACAAGCGCATCTATCCGAGGATGCTGGTCGGCTGCCTCACCGGTGGCCTCATCATCGGCATCGGTTCGCTGATCCTGGGCCTTCCGAACGGCATCACGACGCAGGCGTTCGTCTTCACGTCGCTGCTCACGATCCCCGCGTTCGACCCGATCGGGCTGTACATCATCGCGGTCGCCGGCGCGTTCATCGTCGCGATGCTGCTCATCATCTTCTCGGGCTACAAGGATCCGGCGGATGCCGCCGCGCCCGCCGCGGCGACCGCGGGCGCCGGCGCGGCCACCACGGGAGCCGCCCGCGACACGATCCCCGCCGTCGCCGGAGGGCAGGAGCTCGCCGGAGTCGCGGGTGAAGGCGCCGCCGTGGCGCCCGCCGCCGCGACGGCCACCGCCGTCGCCGAACCGGATGCCGGGGTCGGCGCGCTCCTACAGGTGGCCTCGCCGCTGGACGGCACCGTCGTCCCCCTCGACACGGTGCCCGATCCGGTGTTCGCCGGCGGAGTGATGGGCCCGGGCGTCGCGATCGAGCCGACGGGCGACACCGTCTACTCGCCGGGCGCCGGTGTCGTCGCGGCCGCTCAGCCGACCGGGCACGCGTTCGGGCTGCAGCTGGACAACGGCGCCGAGGTCCTCATCCACGTCGGCATCGACACGGTGAACCTCAAGGGCGAAGGCTTCGACGTCAAGGTCCGAAACGGGGACCGCGTCGAGGTCGGCACCCCGCTCGTGAGTTTCGACAGGGCCGTCATCGAGAAGGCCGGCTACCCGCTCATCACCCCGGTGATCGTGCTCAACGCCGACCAGTTCGACACCGTCGACCCGGTCGCGCTCGGCCCGACGACGCACGGCGCTCCGCTCCTGGTCATCCAGCAGAAGGCGTAA
- a CDS encoding lipase maturation factor family protein: MDGFAAVDFELARQVLQRGIAALFLVAFVSSLNQFRPLLGERGLLPAPELLAWAAANPSRAKLLRPTLFRRVRYTDRRLVALCAAGIVVAALLVAGIPQLGPPWLPMLAFLALWLGYMSITSIGQTFYGFGWEMLLLEAGFLAAFLGSDSQPPPTAVIVLMWWLVFRLEFGAGMIKIRGGREWRDLTALMYHHETQPMPGPLSRQAHLLPTWFHRGEVLGNHFAQLIVPWFLFAPILGLWIPGPWPAVVGNLAAAVVIATQLWLVLTGNFAWLNWATIVLAFSAVSVPGSGERMPDAAPFGGIPPYWVVVTGVVALGYVVLSVPAARNLFSRRQLMNASFNRWQLANAYGAFGTVTKERIEYVVEGTTDADPDTAEWREYAFKGKPGDLHRIPRQFAPYHLRLDWLMWFLPLGRSLEDWFTAFLVRLLEADAATLRMLHHDPFGGAPPRWVRVVSYRYRFTTRAEHRVSGAVWFRDRRHVLVQPLGFGNARDPDR; encoded by the coding sequence ATGGACGGCTTCGCGGCGGTCGACTTCGAGCTCGCGCGGCAGGTGCTGCAGCGGGGCATCGCCGCTCTGTTCCTCGTCGCGTTCGTCTCGAGCCTGAACCAGTTCCGGCCCCTTCTCGGCGAGCGCGGACTGCTGCCGGCGCCGGAGCTGCTCGCGTGGGCGGCCGCGAACCCGTCGCGCGCGAAGCTGCTGCGGCCGACGCTGTTCCGCCGCGTCCGCTACACCGACCGGCGCCTCGTCGCGCTGTGCGCCGCCGGGATCGTCGTCGCGGCGCTGCTCGTCGCCGGGATCCCTCAGCTCGGCCCGCCCTGGCTGCCGATGCTCGCCTTCCTCGCGCTGTGGCTCGGATACATGTCGATCACCTCGATCGGGCAGACCTTCTACGGGTTCGGGTGGGAGATGCTGCTGCTCGAGGCGGGGTTTCTCGCGGCCTTCCTCGGGTCCGATTCCCAGCCGCCGCCCACGGCGGTGATCGTGCTGATGTGGTGGCTGGTGTTCCGCCTGGAGTTCGGCGCCGGAATGATCAAGATCCGCGGCGGGCGGGAGTGGCGCGACCTCACGGCGCTGATGTACCACCACGAGACGCAGCCCATGCCCGGCCCCCTCAGCCGCCAGGCGCACCTCCTGCCGACGTGGTTTCACCGCGGCGAAGTCCTGGGCAACCATTTCGCGCAGCTGATCGTGCCGTGGTTCCTGTTCGCGCCGATCCTGGGGTTGTGGATCCCCGGGCCCTGGCCCGCCGTCGTCGGAAACCTCGCGGCGGCGGTCGTCATCGCGACGCAGCTGTGGCTCGTGCTGACGGGCAACTTCGCATGGCTGAACTGGGCGACGATCGTGCTGGCGTTCTCGGCCGTGTCGGTGCCCGGGTCCGGTGAGCGGATGCCGGATGCCGCGCCGTTCGGCGGCATCCCGCCGTACTGGGTCGTCGTCACCGGTGTCGTGGCGCTCGGGTACGTCGTGCTCAGTGTGCCCGCCGCGCGAAACCTGTTCTCGCGCCGTCAACTCATGAACGCGAGCTTCAATCGGTGGCAGCTCGCCAACGCCTACGGTGCGTTCGGCACGGTCACGAAGGAGCGCATCGAGTACGTCGTGGAAGGGACGACGGATGCCGACCCGGACACCGCCGAATGGCGCGAGTACGCGTTCAAGGGCAAGCCGGGCGACCTCCACCGCATCCCGCGGCAGTTCGCGCCGTATCACCTGCGGCTCGACTGGCTGATGTGGTTCCTCCCGCTCGGGCGGTCGCTCGAGGACTGGTTCACCGCGTTCCTCGTGCGCCTCCTCGAAGCGGATGCCGCGACGTTGCGGATGCTGCACCACGACCCGTTCGGCGGCGCGCCGCCCCGGTGGGTGCGGGTCGTCTCGTACCGCTACCGCTTCACGACGAGGGCCGAGCACCGCGTGTCGGGCGCCGTGTGGTTCCGCGACCGCCGACACGTGCTCGTCCAGCCCCTCGGCTTCGGGAACGCCCGCGACCCCGATCGTTGA
- a CDS encoding LuxR C-terminal-related transcriptional regulator: MRILICEDSALLREGLVRVLEDAGHAVVAALPDASDLDAAVARTAPELCILDVRLPPTFTDEGIRAALALRAADPALPVLVLSQYVEERYASELITGQSAAFGYLLKDRVADIRDFLASVERIAAGATVLDPEVVAQLLTRRSRDERMARLTERERSVLALIAEGKSNQAIAQTLFVSEASVEKHITSLFQKLDLEQDEHGNRRVLAALVHLDHGGSGTAPQNGALR, encoded by the coding sequence GTGCGCATCCTGATCTGCGAAGACTCCGCCCTGCTGCGCGAAGGACTCGTGCGCGTGCTGGAGGACGCCGGCCACGCGGTCGTCGCCGCCCTGCCCGACGCGTCCGACCTCGACGCCGCCGTGGCGCGGACCGCGCCGGAGCTGTGCATCCTCGACGTGCGCCTGCCCCCGACGTTCACCGACGAGGGCATCCGCGCCGCCCTGGCGCTGCGCGCAGCCGACCCGGCCCTTCCGGTGCTCGTGCTCAGCCAGTACGTCGAGGAGCGCTACGCGAGCGAGCTGATCACCGGTCAGTCGGCCGCGTTCGGCTACCTGCTGAAGGACCGCGTCGCCGACATCCGCGACTTCCTCGCCTCCGTCGAGCGCATCGCGGCCGGCGCCACGGTGCTCGACCCCGAGGTCGTGGCTCAGCTGCTGACCCGCCGGTCCCGCGACGAGCGGATGGCGCGGCTCACCGAGCGGGAGCGCTCGGTGCTCGCGCTGATCGCCGAAGGCAAGAGCAACCAGGCGATTGCCCAGACGCTGTTCGTCAGCGAGGCGAGCGTCGAGAAGCACATCACCTCGCTCTTCCAGAAACTCGACCTCGAGCAGGACGAGCACGGCAACCGCCGCGTGCTCGCCGCGCTCGTCCACCTCGACCACGGCGGCTCCGGCACGGCGCCCCAGAACGGAGCACTCCGATGA
- the coaBC gene encoding bifunctional phosphopantothenoylcysteine decarboxylase/phosphopantothenate--cysteine ligase CoaBC translates to MFVVVGVTGGIAAYKTVQVVRTLVTSGHEVHVVPTADALRFVGTATWEAVSRNSVTTSVHEDVAQVRHVALGTSADLVIVAPATANTLARMAAGIADDLLGVTLLATTAPVVVAPAMHTAMWEHAATQQNIQTLRGRGVHVVGPADGPLTGGDSGPGRMVEPDEIVAAALAVAAGTAAHDDLAGRRVAVSTGGTREPIDPVRFLGNRSSGRQGAELALAAADRGADVTLVAAHVDDGVLDAATRHPHITLVHASTAADLEAAMTDAAARADIVAMVAAVADYRAAEVAAHKLRKEDGPLQLDLVENPDILAGLVAARRPGQTIVGFAAETASDDAELLERGRRKRARKGVDLLAVNRVSWDEGFEAAENRVLLLDARGEVVADAAGTKRAVADAVWDAVAAAR, encoded by the coding sequence ATGTTCGTTGTCGTGGGTGTGACGGGCGGCATCGCCGCGTACAAGACGGTGCAGGTGGTGCGCACCCTCGTGACGAGCGGTCACGAGGTGCACGTCGTACCCACGGCGGATGCGCTGCGGTTCGTCGGGACGGCCACGTGGGAGGCCGTCAGCAGGAATTCTGTCACGACGAGCGTGCACGAGGACGTCGCGCAGGTGCGCCACGTGGCGCTCGGGACGTCCGCCGACCTCGTGATCGTCGCGCCGGCGACCGCGAACACCCTCGCCCGCATGGCGGCGGGCATCGCCGACGACCTGCTCGGGGTGACACTCCTCGCCACCACGGCGCCGGTCGTCGTCGCGCCCGCGATGCACACCGCGATGTGGGAGCACGCCGCGACGCAGCAGAACATCCAGACACTGCGCGGGCGCGGCGTGCACGTCGTCGGCCCCGCCGACGGTCCGCTCACCGGCGGCGACAGCGGCCCGGGACGCATGGTCGAGCCCGACGAGATCGTCGCGGCAGCGCTCGCAGTCGCCGCCGGCACCGCCGCGCACGACGACCTCGCCGGCCGACGCGTGGCCGTGTCGACGGGCGGCACGCGTGAGCCCATCGACCCGGTGCGGTTCCTCGGCAACCGCTCCAGCGGACGGCAGGGCGCCGAGCTCGCGCTGGCGGCGGCCGACCGGGGCGCCGACGTGACGCTCGTCGCGGCCCACGTGGACGACGGCGTGCTCGATGCGGCCACGCGGCATCCGCACATCACCCTCGTGCACGCGTCGACCGCCGCGGACCTCGAGGCCGCGATGACGGATGCCGCGGCCCGCGCCGATATCGTCGCGATGGTCGCCGCCGTCGCCGACTACCGGGCCGCCGAGGTCGCCGCGCACAAGCTGCGCAAAGAGGACGGTCCCCTGCAGCTCGACCTCGTGGAGAACCCCGACATCCTGGCGGGGCTCGTCGCCGCCCGCCGACCCGGCCAGACGATCGTCGGGTTCGCCGCCGAGACCGCGTCGGACGACGCCGAGCTGCTCGAGCGCGGCCGCCGCAAACGCGCCCGCAAAGGCGTCGACCTGCTGGCCGTCAACCGCGTCTCGTGGGACGAGGGCTTCGAGGCGGCCGAGAACCGCGTGCTGCTGCTCGACGCCCGAGGTGAGGTCGTGGCGGATGCCGCGGGCACCAAACGCGCCGTCGCCGATGCCGTCTGGGACGCGGTCGCCGCGGCGCGCTGA
- a CDS encoding YdeI/OmpD-associated family protein encodes MSDAAATVSGMGDDVEVVFFADAAAFRAWLEKHHATATELWMGLRRKGHPDRGLTWEDAVPEALCFGWIDSTSYRIDDEARRQRWTPRKPTSNWSAVNIAHVERLLAEGRMHPAGTAAFERRDKSVAGYSYETRRELGADGLAAIAAVPAAQAFWEAAPPSYRRVAGNWVLSAKREQTRADRLATLVADCAAGRLIPPQRYGDEPRWVARAAAAGR; translated from the coding sequence ATGTCGGATGCCGCTGCTACCGTCAGCGGCATGGGTGACGACGTCGAGGTGGTCTTCTTCGCGGATGCCGCGGCCTTCCGCGCCTGGCTCGAAAAGCACCACGCCACCGCCACCGAGCTGTGGATGGGGCTGCGGCGCAAGGGCCACCCCGACCGGGGGCTGACGTGGGAGGACGCCGTTCCCGAGGCGCTCTGCTTCGGGTGGATCGACTCCACCAGCTACCGGATCGACGACGAGGCGCGCCGTCAGCGGTGGACGCCCCGCAAGCCGACGTCGAACTGGAGTGCCGTCAACATCGCGCACGTCGAGCGCCTGCTGGCCGAGGGGCGGATGCATCCGGCGGGCACCGCGGCGTTCGAGCGGAGAGACAAGAGCGTAGCGGGGTATTCGTACGAGACCCGGCGTGAACTCGGCGCCGACGGGCTCGCGGCGATCGCCGCGGTTCCCGCCGCGCAGGCGTTCTGGGAAGCAGCGCCACCGTCGTACCGCCGCGTGGCCGGCAACTGGGTGCTCTCGGCCAAACGCGAGCAGACCCGCGCCGACCGGCTCGCGACGCTCGTCGCCGACTGCGCCGCTGGCCGGCTCATCCCGCCGCAGCGCTACGGCGACGAGCCCCGCTGGGTCGCCCGCGCCGCCGCCGCTGGTCGTTGA
- a CDS encoding NRDE family protein codes for MCTVIVHVPESPAATGEPVRLLAVRDEDPARTWDPLGERWPEHPGVIGVRDRRAGGAWLAADPAAGRVAVILNRADVVTEPEETLGSRGHVVLDALAETAGSAVGSAGERPRTHGYNLVEVTAAGARVTMWDGATVRTVDLAPGIHMIAHDDVDDPATARISAWHDAFGDTDPHDAHWWEGWLDVLERTSAVGSVDDRAIVRDNRPFGYPTLSLLVCAASVGPDGADVRYGEFDEPGRWNRLTLR; via the coding sequence GTGTGCACCGTCATCGTCCACGTCCCCGAGTCTCCGGCGGCGACCGGGGAACCGGTGCGCCTGCTCGCCGTGCGCGACGAGGATCCGGCCCGCACGTGGGACCCGCTGGGGGAGCGGTGGCCCGAGCATCCCGGTGTCATCGGCGTCCGTGATCGCCGCGCGGGGGGCGCGTGGCTCGCGGCCGACCCGGCCGCCGGGCGCGTCGCCGTCATCCTCAACCGTGCCGACGTCGTGACCGAGCCCGAGGAGACGCTCGGCTCGCGCGGGCACGTCGTCCTCGACGCGCTCGCCGAGACGGCGGGTTCTGCGGTGGGTTCCGCGGGGGAGCGCCCGCGGACGCACGGCTACAACCTCGTCGAGGTCACCGCCGCCGGCGCCCGCGTCACGATGTGGGACGGCGCCACCGTGCGCACCGTCGATCTCGCGCCCGGCATCCACATGATCGCCCACGACGACGTCGACGACCCCGCGACCGCCCGCATCTCGGCGTGGCACGACGCGTTCGGAGACACCGACCCGCATGACGCGCACTGGTGGGAGGGCTGGCTCGACGTCCTCGAGCGCACGAGCGCGGTCGGATCGGTCGACGACCGTGCGATCGTGCGCGACAACCGGCCGTTCGGCTATCCCACGCTGTCGCTGCTCGTGTGCGCGGCGTCGGTGGGTCCCGACGGTGCCGACGTGCGGTACGGCGAGTTCGACGAGCCGGGACGCTGGAACCGGCTGACCCTGCGCTGA